TGTATAAGAATCAATACCTTCATTTTCTCCGTGCGATTCCTCAGCTAGTTGATTTAAATAAATTCCAAATTAGTAGAGAAGAATGGCAAGAACATATTCAAGAAGTAGCTGATATGCTCCGTGAGAATAAGCTAACTACAGAAGATATGACTAGTTTTTATGCACTGTTGTTGCAAATGAAAGGTCTCGTAAAACAAAAAAGTTATCAGTATATTTGTATAGATGAGGTACAAGATTTCACTCCATTCCAACTACAAGTGTTGCGTGACTTGTATCCAGGAGCTCGTTATGTGATGGCAGGAGATCTTAATCAAAACATTTGGCAAAATCGTTTAGCTTTTGAAGATTTGAAAATAATTTTTGGAACAGAAATCAATCAGCAAAAATTATGGACTAGTTATCGTTCCACAAAAGAAATCATGGATTTTGCGGATCAATTTGCTAGTTTAACAGATGGAAAAGCAAATCCGATTCGGTCTCGTAAGAAGCCAGAAGTACTATTTGCAAATGAGGATGCTTATTTACAACAAATTAAAGTACGTTTGGAAGAACGTTTAAAAAATGAAGAAAGAGTTGCTTTCTTAGCTCCCAATATTCAAGTAGCTGAAACATTTACTAAAATATTGGATCAATTAGAAGTTTCTTTTAAAAAAGTATATACGGATAACGATACGTTAAATCATCCTGTTATTGTAATGCCGATTGGACTTGCGAAAGGATTGGAATTCGATACAGTCTTTGCATTAGGTATGGATGAAAAAAATTCCCCTCAAAAACAAGTGTGGTATACCATTTTCAGTAGAGCGATGCATCAATTGTATATTCTTGTTGAAGACGAGCAATCGCCACTGCTTAAGGGAGTAGCCAAAGAAACGTACGATCGAGCAGAATAAAAAACAGGAATGAGATTAAATCTCATTCCTGTTTTTATATTCAGATTACAAGTTAAAGGATTACAGATGAAACTTATTTCGGAAAATAGGGCCCAGAATACGAAAAAGAATAATGGCTACCCCTGCACCTACGATTCCTTGAAGAAGGTTCATAGGAAAAGCTGCTATTGCTGCAGGTAGTCCAAATAAAAACCATTCTGCTAAAATGTAACCGGTAGCCATCCATACCCCAGATAAAAGGACGGACAACCAAATGTTTTTCGTTTTAAAATATAACCATCCAGCAAGAAAACCTTCTGCTCCTTTTATCAAAAAGGTAAAAGGAATATAGATTGCATAGCCAGCAATTAGATCAGCTAAGGCACTACCAATGCTACCTACCCAAAAACCAGCCATAGGTCCCATAATTAAGGCAGCAAGTAAAACG
The Jeotgalibaca sp. MA1X17-3 genome window above contains:
- a CDS encoding ECF transporter S component, which encodes MNNERKTHRIVLFSLFASLTVVSTLLFRLPIPYAQGYLNMGDGVVLLAALIMGPMAGFWVGSIGSALADLIAGYAIYIPFTFLIKGAEGFLAGWLYFKTKNIWLSVLLSGVWMATGYILAEWFLFGLPAAIAAFPMNLLQGIVGAGVAIILFRILGPIFRNKFHL